From the Carassius auratus strain Wakin chromosome 36, ASM336829v1, whole genome shotgun sequence genome, the window GTTGTAAATGCCATacccaaaaacatggtattattaGTAAAAGGGATTCTTTCACATTACTCTGTAACATTCTCTCTCCCATCTCCTTGTCTGGGTGAATTGTTTATTAGAGATCATAaatgtaataacaaatatattagaaatgtctTCATTAATAAACTTCATCCAAATAGAATAAAACGATATTATGTTTTCAAAGAATTTAACCCTAAAGAGGTGAAGGAAATGAGAATGAATTATCTTACCTTTCCAAGTCTCCCTAAAGTGAAAGagcttaattttaaaataataaatgatatatacCCGTCTAAGGAGCTTATCAAATCAAAATTTGATATTGGAGAAAACTCTTGTCAATTCTGTGATAGTGATATTGAAACCactgaacatattttttttgatTGTAATTACTCAAAGTTGTTTTGGGCTCAATTGTGCAGTAAAATGTCATGTGTAATTACATGGATAAATCCCCTTgaatacaaacaaattaaatttggtgtACTTAAGAAAGATTACTCACAACATTACTTGATTAACAACCTTTTTGATGTTGctaaatatttcattcataaatgcAGATTTCTGAAAACCCCTCCATCCTTTCCTCACTTCTCTAATGAACTCAAACTTTTTGCTGCTTCTCTTGATGCTCTCTCAAATGAAAAAGCTACTGCAGTTGCCAGCTTCTTCAGTGAACTAAGTGCTCAATAACTACTTGCTACCCCTTGTAAGAAATTAGTTATCTATAattgctcttttattttatttatttttgttttttatttaattattattatttttttttttgtaatttatttatttttatttattcctttttgttATTCGTGATTGTGCATTTAATGTATTACATCACTATTACATATTGTATTTGCAACTATGTCTGCCTCGAAGAattgttaatattgtttattCTGTACCTGTTTTGTATGTACATTtgtttgctaataaaaaaaaaaaaaaaaacacattcacaacTCAACTTTAACAAGACGTTCAAAAAGATAACACAATTAAAGGAATgggtttacattttatttatttatatatatatatatatatatatatatatatatatatatatatatatatatatatatatatatatatatatatatatatatatatacaatgtaaaataaaataaaataaataattaaaaataaaagtaacttcAACCCTTGATAAAATTGTATCTCTACATTTATTGTTATCAATACATTGGAGAGACTCGATCAGGCCAAATCAGCCTTAAAGACCTTCAAACAGGGTTTAGAATTAATTCAGTCCGCCAGCACTCACCGCTGTGCAAGAAGTAACgtttagtaaataaatacatacgcGGAAAACATCGCATTGCATTGTTTGCTTCAAAATAACAAGAAAACTTTGTATTACTTTTCTTACATAGCAGGAAAATAAACTcctaatgtatatattaataataagtgATAAAATAGCTAAGgctagcatttatttgatcaaacaatcaaacaaataaatagatgcatttatttaataaataaattgatagtgTTGGCCTATAGAATATTAAGCTAATGCACATGATCTATTCGATTTTGATTAAATAGTTTCAATGCTATATAtactatgtatttttataaacaaataatacataatttaatacaaaagAAGTAAGTggtatatcgatatatacgagtTTAAAAAAATGCACGACTACGTATCAAGCTTAAGACTTCTGACGGGCCTCTATAGGTAAAGACcacactgtaaataaatacagtaaacaagaaagaaagaaagaaagaaaggttttGGGGCTTAATTGGGTTGAACACTATATGTAAAGTTCGTCGCAGTACATCGATTTTCCACACGATGGCGCTAAAAGCTTTACGACCTCGTACTTGTCTTTTTTGCAAATCTGTTTCCTACTACAATCACAATAACTTCGACtgtatttttttccattacaatttttttgttcgtttttagAAACGAATTTAATGTTAGCTTTTTATGAACGTTAATAGCAATGTTGCCACTTTATTTCacgtatttgtttgtttgtgtatttgtttactTATAGCTTACATTTTGGTAAGAGCACTACACCAGTTAAAGCCTATTTAAAGCTTACCTTATCACCCTGCTTTGGTAAAGTACATAGTTAATAACTAATagctttcattttttcattttcaattatttttacaaCCAAATAGActaataagaatgtttttttttatatgataactacttatatttatatgaatgatTTACAGATAACATATAATACTGCTATTGTCTCATAGTCATTAATTTGTGCGTTCTGACTGCGCTGTATGTGTGGCATGTGGCTGCCCATGCTTCAGTGCAGTGAGCGCGCAGCGCGGCCCGCCGTGTGGCTCTACATGTGATCGGCAGGCCAGGGCCAGGCGCGGTCACGGGCTTCCCAGCGGGGCGGAGAAGTGAGACTGCACTGGATCGAGCACACAGCCAGACACGCGGGGAGTCTTAACCTAATTCAACAGCTAACGAGAATGAGAAAAGGACGTGATTCATCTAAGAAATTTAACTCGGTCGCAGAGACTGTAATAATAGTCGGTTATGTTTTCGTTGCTTATTTTGTTGGGTtataaaggctttttttttaagtgcaccaCAAAATCTGATCGAAAATGCATGGACTTTAGTTAGGAGGTGTGAGTCTGGAATATCTGTAACCTGACTCTTATCACATTGTGTGTCTAAACTAAAGGATTTGCATAGACAATAAGAAAATGTAAGGGTTGTGTAAGTGTTACATAAGGACGAACTGTGATGGGGAAAACAGCGAGGTTGTTTATTTAGCTAAACATGTTCAACAGACTCGGACAGGCATGAtttccacaggaaaaaaaaagtttattaatactttttcttTAATATGTCAACAATACTTTAGACAAAATATATACATCAAGCAACCTTCTCTAGGTCCCAAAATAAAAAGTACCTCTTCCTATACaaaactattatatttttttcaacattacaTTCACTTTCTTTTGCTTCTATGTAGAATCCAGGATTCTGTAGATATCCGCCATCGTGTTTACTGCTTTAAATAGGTAAAGGCAACAGGATGAACAAAGATCTGTCATAATTTGACCAGAAATGAACACAGAACATGATGCAGATCGAGTCTAGGTCCGAAGCTATGTACACAATCTCATGGCACACAGCGCTCGGCTGTCTAAAACTCGTGAACTTAAGTGTGGGTCACGTATCAAAAATACAGATGTACAAGTagtataaacaaaataattacacaACACAGTTACCTCACAGCAACTTCACCTACGTGCACGAATGGATGAGAAACTCAAAAGCTACAGCGGAGACGTGATTACATGACTCCCGTATTTACACGAGCGTCACGTCTCAGGAGACAAAGGTCAGCACGAGATGACAAACGTGCACGCGCGTGCGCTCCGGTCAACAAAAGCAAAGACATTTATTTGGTGTCACTCTAGTCTAAAAGGACGGTTCTTATCGGTTAAAGCAGTCACAGAAGCAGAAGAGAGTGGAGCTTCCTGATCAAGCATCCACGCACAGAGAAATGTCCAAAAAAGCAGCATCTACAGGGGTGGGTTTGTTACAAAAATGACTTTTTCATTTACATTCAACAAATGAAAAGGTGCTTGTGCAAAGGGCAAAGTCCTTATCGTTGGGGGACCGTCTGCACGTCACATTCtggtttattgttttgtattgttttcgaCTTGACATTCGGCATAAGTGCAGAGAGCAGCCGTTCGCCCACCCCAGGTCCCTTCTCTGGAAGGACAGAGCTCACTGTCCTCATTTTGACTTTCTTCACAGTGTCTCACAGTGCTTTGCACGGGGCCTCCTTTACCCGTCTGCGTTCACGCGGACCGTTCCATCTCTAGGTGTGTGTCTGCTGGTTGTGGAGGGAGTTGataagagcgtgtgtgtgtgtgtgtgtttgtctctacGGTTTAAGGGAGGCTGTCGTACGTCTGAAAGGAATCAGAACAGCTGTTCGCCATACTTGAGGGCGCTTCTTTGAACTTTGCCTTCGTGCCCTCTTCAACCGAACCCTTTTCGGGAGCTTATGCAGCAGGGGAGTCCACTCTCAAGACCCAGACATTCAGAGAGCAGGCTATCGGCGGACCCCAGAGGGAGTCCTCAGTCTTTAGTTTCCAGGTTTAATGGTGGGACTTGTTTCAGGGCCTGCAGGAGTGCAGGTGAGTCCATGGAGCTCGGAGTGGTGATGGGGGAGCCCACTCTTGAGGACATGACCAAGGACGATGGGAGTTTCTCAGGAGACATACCCACCGGGGAGCCGCCGAGGCCTGGGTACAATATGGGCATGTTTCCTGGGTACCAGCACTTCTCCAGCATGGGCAAGTATGCGGCGGTTGCTCCAGGTGGAAGGAGGTAGAAGGGCATGCAAAGGGGCTGGTGTGGAGAAAAGCTCATGTAGGGGCTGTGGCCACCCACCACATCGTGCCCCGACAGAGATTCATCTTCTGAAGAGTCGGACCTCTGCCGCTTGGCCTGTGGCTCATCCAGCTCTTCTTTAATGCTGCTGTTGTACTTGAGATCTCCAGCATCTTTGCCGTAGTAGATTGGCCGCTGGGCTTTCAGTTCCCGCTTCTCGAGCTCGCCCCCATAGCCGCTGTCAGTATCCGTATCGCTCCCACTTTGCTCACTGCTATGTGGATAAGTCCTTTGTATAACAGGAACACAGTTTTTAGCATGGCCCTCTGCTGCTTTCGGTTGTGGGCTTGCCGGTTTCTCCCTGCTTTCTTGAGCTTTGGGAGTGGGCTCATCCAGACGAGGGCTTGGTGGGCTTTGAATTAACTCAGACGCCACTTTTTGAAGGTGGTTGATTATGTGAGAAGGCGTCATGTCATGCACGGTCTCCTGGTTGGCCAGGAACTGTAGAACCTCCTTGGCACACAAGTGGAACCCAGAACGGAATATCTCCTCGCTGTTTTCTGAGTGCCCACTGCCCTGTTCACCTGCAATAAAACCAATAAGGGTAAGAAACCATGACATTTTCCTTCACAACAGTACTGAAAGCCAGATAATTTGCTGTGCTGCATAAGTGTGTCTCggtttctttattttgtaatgcAGTCGAAAATAAACTAATGGGGATGGGAGGTGAAAAGTTCAACAGGGCCGCTTCCTATGAAACAGTAACACTTTTAGTGCGCTGCCCTTTTTGCATGGCCGAAAACTCACCGATTTGCATTCCATTCTGCAAGGAAAtgatcttctgctgctgctgctccagGAGGTTGTTAAGAGCTTTCACATGCTTGAGCGTGAGCTCCAACACTACAGCCTTCTCCAAGTGTCCCAGAGTCTAAAACAGGAAGAACCCAGATAAGCATGTTGATCTTTCTTATGTAACGCTCTCTGCAGCGGTTTACAGAGGACAAACCTGCGCTGAGCAGGAACAAAGACACTCCTCTCCGCTCACCAGTGCATGCACATGTGCACGAAAGTAATTTTCAAACACTCCAAATGAAAATCTAACATGCCTTGTTGACATGTGAATAACTTACTAAAGCCAGATTCACAACACGAAGtgccaaaaatgtaattatggtgTTTACAGgctgtatatattaaaaatgtctgtCTATCATGCCCATTACAGGAGGGTGGCTGATCCAAAAGCAGGACAAACATGGTTTATTTATGATCAACAAGCAGGTGGCGCTTTATACTACAAAATAGTGATGTGAGCACATCCACTCCCATATTACTTACAGTGAGTTTAAGGTGTTCGGGCAGCAGATCCTTCAACTGCGCGATGCACTCGTTTATTCTGTCTCTCCTTTTCTTCTCGATCAACCGATGAGGCAATTTGTACGTATCCTGGaagttcattataaaaaaaaaacattaatttccatgcgaaaaaaaaaacataaataataaaccaaaaatatcgaaataaataataaaaaataatatggtttataacagtaaaatatatttatattaaacaaaagtgTTAAGTAAAAGTGTGCGCAATCATATTTGTGCGTAATTGCGCATTTCGTACCTTGCTGTCCTCACTGCGCTTCATTCCCCGCCGGGGTTTATACACGTACATGGGAAAGTCCATTCTATAGAATACGATAAAATACAGGCAATAAGAGATCTAGCTCTCTGGAAAGCTTTCAGAGACATAAATGCGCAGCTTCTGGAGTCTGACTTACCCTTGCATGTCCGAGATATCCAGCGAGC encodes:
- the bhlhe40 gene encoding class E basic helix-loop-helix protein 40, with translation MERITSAQPPPCMAKHGSLDISDMQGMDFPMYVYKPRRGMKRSEDSKDTYKLPHRLIEKKRRDRINECIAQLKDLLPEHLKLTTLGHLEKAVVLELTLKHVKALNNLLEQQQQKIISLQNGMQIGEQGSGHSENSEEIFRSGFHLCAKEVLQFLANQETVHDMTPSHIINHLQKVASELIQSPPSPRLDEPTPKAQESREKPASPQPKAAEGHAKNCVPVIQRTYPHSSEQSGSDTDTDSGYGGELEKRELKAQRPIYYGKDAGDLKYNSSIKEELDEPQAKRQRSDSSEDESLSGHDVVGGHSPYMSFSPHQPLCMPFYLLPPGATAAYLPMLEKCWYPGNMPILYPGLGGSPVGMSPEKLPSSLVMSSRVGSPITTPSSMDSPALLQALKQVPPLNLETKD